In a single window of the Deinococcota bacterium genome:
- a CDS encoding site-2 protease family protein produces MLISLFQRDPLVFAIVAGVLLYSLVLHELAHALVADRVGDPTARNLGRITLNPLSHLDPLGTLLLLVAGFGWAKPVPIKPQNFRHYRSGLFLVSIAGVVVNVSLAVLALAALAGLGLRMDPDGALIPLAGSQAAGLLASEFGRNLLTGLVITARINLILAIFNLFPVPPLDGFKVLQAFTPGRVHGALWSLERYGFLLVIAVLVLFREPVFGVITTIMNALMRLLLA; encoded by the coding sequence GTGCTCATCAGCCTCTTCCAACGCGACCCCCTGGTCTTCGCCATCGTCGCCGGGGTCCTGCTCTACAGCCTGGTCCTCCACGAGCTCGCCCACGCTCTCGTGGCCGACCGGGTCGGCGACCCCACCGCTCGCAACCTGGGCCGCATCACCTTGAACCCGCTCAGCCACCTAGACCCGCTGGGCACCCTGCTCCTGCTCGTGGCCGGCTTCGGCTGGGCCAAACCGGTGCCGATTAAGCCGCAGAACTTCCGGCACTACCGCAGCGGCCTCTTTTTGGTGTCGATCGCCGGGGTGGTAGTGAACGTCAGCCTGGCCGTCCTGGCCTTGGCCGCCCTGGCCGGGTTGGGCCTCAGGATGGACCCGGACGGGGCGCTCATCCCCCTGGCGGGCTCGCAGGCGGCGGGGCTGTTGGCGAGCGAGTTCGGCCGCAACCTCTTGACGGGCCTGGTGATCACCGCCCGCATCAACCTCATTCTGGCGATCTTCAACCTCTTTCCCGTGCCGCCCCTGGACGGCTTCAAGGTCCTCCAGGCCTTTACCCCCGGCCGCGTCCACGGCGCGCTCTGGAGCCTCGAGCGCTACGGCTTTCTGCTGGTCATCGCCGTGCTGGTGCTCTTTCGTGAGCCCGTCTTCGGGGTGATCACCACCATCATGAACG